A window from Gallus gallus isolate bGalGal1 chromosome 5, bGalGal1.mat.broiler.GRCg7b, whole genome shotgun sequence encodes these proteins:
- the OR1052 gene encoding olfactory receptor-like protein COR9, translated as MDGRNESRMTQFILLGLTDGTELQVPLFFIFSVIYTIAVLGNLGMIVLIWTHLQLHTPMYFFLGNLSVIDLCSATVFAPRMLGNFFAQSKAISYSACLSQTFFFVVFITTEVFLLTAMAYDRYVAICSPLLYSTVMTKRVCMQLVVGSYMGGLLNSLTHTCGLLGLPFCGPNVINHYFCDIPPLLQLACSDTHRNETLLLAFSAVIALFTLFVITASYMLILSVILKIQSDDGRKKTFHTCASHLTAITIFFGSLAFSYIQPSSSYSIEQEKVSAVFYTLLVPMLNPLIYSLRNKEVRSSFRRTFRVRELFH; from the coding sequence ATGGATGGGAGGAATGAGAGCAGGATGACCCAATTCATCCTCCTAGGACTGACAGATGGCACGGAGCTGCAGGTCCctctcttcttcatcttctcagTGATCTACACCATTGCTGTGCTGGGGAACCTTGGCATGATCGTTTTGATTTGGACTCACCTCCAGCTTCACACTCCCATGTATTTCTTCCTCGGTAATTTGTCTGTGATCGACCTCTGCTCTGCTACTGTCTTTGCTCCAAGGATGCTGGGGAACTTCTTTGCACAGAGCAAAGCCATTTCCTATTCTGCGTGCCTTTCCcagactttcttttttgttgttttcatcaCCACGGAGGTGTTCTTGCTAACGGCAATGGCGTATGACCGTTACGTAGCCATCTGTAGCCCCCTGCTCTATAGCACTGTTATGACCAAGCGAGTCTGTATGCAGTTGGTGGTGGGATCATACATGGGGGGACTCCTGAACTCGCTGACACACACCTGCGGCTTGCTGGGGCTGCCGTTCTGTGGCCCCAATGTCATCAATCATTACTTTTGTGACATCCCTCCCTTGCTGCAGCTTGCATGCTCGGATACCCATCGTAATGAGACTTTGCTGTTAGCTTTCTCTGCGGTTATTGCCCTGTTTACTCTCTTTGTCATCACTGCTTCCTATATGCTCATCCTATCTGTCATTCTGAAGATCCAGTCAGATGATGGCAGGAAGAAAACCTTCCACACTTGTGCCTCTCACCTGACAGCCATCACCATTTTCTTTGGATCCCTTGCTTTTAGCTACatccagcccagctccagctaCTCAATAGAGCAGGAGAAAGTCTCAGCAGTCTTCTACACGCTCCTGGTCCCCATGCTGAACCCCTTGATCTACAGCCTGAGAAACAAGGAGGTGAGGAGCAGCTTCAGAAGGACATTTAGGGTGCGAGAGCTTTTCCACTAG
- the OLFR3A gene encoding olfactory receptor-like protein COR2, whose amino-acid sequence MALGNCTTPTTFILSGLTDNPRLQMPLFMVFLVIYTTTLLTNLGLIALISVDLHLQTPMYIFLQNLSFTDAAYSTVITPKMLATFLEERKTISYVGCILQYFSFVLLTTSECLLLAVMAYDRYVAICKPLLYPSIMTKAVCWRLVKGLYFLAFLNSLVHTSGLLKLSFCSSNVVNHFFCDNSPLFQISSSSTTLNELLVIIFGSLFVMSSIITILISYVFIILTVVRIRSKDGKYKAFSTCTSHLMAVSLFHGTVIFMYLRSVKLFSLDTDKIASLFYTVVIPMLNPLIYSWRNKEVKDALRRLTATSIWLH is encoded by the coding sequence ATGGCTTTGGGAAACTGCACAACACCAACCACGTTCATTCTGTCTGGATTGACAGACAATCCAAGGCTGCAGATGCCTCTCTTCATGGTGTTTTTAGTCATCTACACCACCACCTTGCTAACAAATCTGGGTCTGATTGCACTAATCAGTGTGGATCTCCACCTTCAAACACCAATGTATATTTTCCTCCAAAATCTGTCTTTCACGGATGCTGCTTATTCTACAGTCATCACTCCCAAAATGTTGGCTacatttttagaagaaagaaaaacaatttcgTATGTAGGTTGcattctgcagtattttagctttgttttgttgacAACCTCAGAGTGCTTGCTGCTAGCTGTGATGGCATATGACCGGTATGTGGCCATCTGTAAACCTCTGCTTTATCCTTCCATCATGACCAAGGCGGTCTGCTGGAGGCTGGTGAAAGGTTTGTACTTCTTGGCCTTCCTGAACTCCCTGGTGCACACCAGTGGCTTGCTAAAACTAtccttttgctcttcaaatgtGGTAAACCATTTCTTCTGTGATAACAGCCCCCTCTTCcagatttcttcttccagtaCCACTCTCAATGAGCTGCTGGTTATCATTTTTGGCAGCTTGTTTGTAATGAGCAGCATCATAACCATCCTCATCTCATATGTTTTCATTATTCTGACTGTGGTGAGGATCCGCTCCAAGGATGGGAAATACAAGGCCTTTTCCACCTGCACCTCTCACCTGATGGCTGTCTCCTTGTTCCATGGAACTGTCATCTTCATGTACTTGCGATCTGTCAAGCTCTTCTCTCTGGACACAGACAAAATTGCATCTTTGTTCTACACCGTGGTGATCCCTATgctgaaccccctc